From the genome of Streptomyces sp. V1I1, one region includes:
- a CDS encoding HTTM domain-containing protein, producing MKNFGARLDAWSLHAVAVTGISGTRMLLGFVGLMYYVSQYRERNYLFGPDGVLPHDEFKEQLTGFSLYALSASPVWFEVVFHVGLFAALAVMLGIGGRPGLAFHWVLLWSLYQRQPALLDGGDNLAYVVLPFLLLTHCYDRFALPVGLAKRFAGRVPGHVRAVSVPFHNLGVLMVATQICLVYVVSGLYKVMGEEWQDGTALFYVMRVPEFELPGWSNLVYESDFLVVLGTYGTVAFLVYFPLGVLVPALRPWAAAMSIGFHVSIAFFMGLTGFALTMIACDLVFLSGALDRAVAWLRARRNRPQEPAGGAAAMAAGRNEAVPEAELV from the coding sequence ATGAAGAACTTCGGTGCCCGCCTGGACGCCTGGTCGCTGCATGCGGTTGCCGTCACCGGGATCTCGGGAACCCGCATGCTCCTGGGGTTCGTCGGCCTCATGTACTACGTGAGCCAGTACCGGGAGCGGAACTACCTGTTCGGTCCCGACGGAGTGTTGCCTCACGACGAGTTCAAGGAACAGCTGACGGGATTCAGCCTCTATGCGCTGTCCGCGTCCCCCGTCTGGTTCGAGGTGGTCTTCCACGTCGGGTTGTTCGCGGCCTTGGCCGTCATGCTCGGTATCGGAGGTCGACCGGGCCTTGCGTTCCACTGGGTCCTGCTGTGGTCCCTCTATCAGCGGCAACCCGCCCTCTTGGACGGTGGGGACAACCTTGCCTACGTCGTCCTTCCGTTCCTGCTCCTGACGCATTGCTATGACCGGTTCGCCCTTCCCGTCGGTCTCGCCAAGCGCTTCGCCGGGCGGGTGCCGGGGCATGTGCGAGCGGTTTCCGTGCCGTTCCACAACCTTGGCGTCCTCATGGTCGCGACGCAGATCTGTCTCGTCTACGTCGTCTCGGGTCTCTACAAAGTCATGGGCGAGGAATGGCAGGACGGCACGGCCCTCTTCTACGTGATGCGGGTGCCGGAGTTCGAACTGCCCGGCTGGTCGAACCTGGTGTACGAGAGCGACTTCCTGGTCGTTCTGGGGACCTACGGGACAGTCGCCTTCCTGGTCTACTTCCCGCTGGGCGTCCTCGTCCCGGCATTGCGCCCCTGGGCGGCTGCCATGTCCATCGGCTTCCACGTGTCGATCGCGTTCTTCATGGGGCTTACAGGCTTCGCGCTGACCATGATCGCCTGCGATCTCGTCTTCCTGTCGGGTGCTCTCGACCGCGCGGTCGCATGGCTCCGTGCCCGCCGTAACCGGCCTCAGGAACCTGCCGGCGGAGCGGCGGCGATGGCAGCAGGACGAAACGAGGCCGTGCCCGAAGCTGAACTCGTCTGA
- a CDS encoding LuxR C-terminal-related transcriptional regulator yields MTTGAEIRAFPVSVDAARLAKLTGREREVLRNLAKGESNRLLARRLGVAERTVRAHITSIVRKLGVGSRFEASLVALHYRETLTEDAIAS; encoded by the coding sequence ATGACCACGGGTGCAGAGATCCGCGCGTTTCCCGTTTCCGTGGATGCGGCGAGGCTGGCGAAGCTGACCGGCCGGGAGCGCGAGGTGCTGCGCAACCTTGCCAAGGGTGAGTCGAATCGCCTTCTCGCTCGGCGGCTCGGAGTCGCAGAACGAACCGTCAGGGCCCACATCACCAGCATCGTGCGCAAGCTGGGTGTCGGATCCAGATTCGAGGCGAGTCTGGTGGCGCTCCATTATCGGGAAACTTTGACCGAGGACGCCATTGCCTCTTGA
- a CDS encoding serine hydrolase, producing the protein MLTPTCLLGGAGIRGHLTHGHDADRFVEIGSLTKVFTGTVLIRLAKERDLSLDTPLEECLTEVPKGTAITLRHLAEHTSGLPRLPSGLSSPPDDPYAGFTESALRESLCRLDQLASGRLGEEEYSNLGYAVLGHALTTTTGLTFQQLVDEYVLLPLGLEAGAMTALPPEDRRLIPRNLFGRPRPLWTLTGPILPAGGLWSTCRTLADLLVGLLVDRRLGPPAPSWRRGSSTLWHNGATRGSSVVAAAHDDGRWILVHRLGTPARTDRLAVKTLAATPSLRGR; encoded by the coding sequence GTGCTGACACCGACTTGCCTTCTCGGCGGCGCCGGTATTCGTGGCCATCTCACCCATGGCCACGATGCGGACCGGTTCGTCGAGATCGGCTCTCTCACCAAGGTCTTCACCGGAACGGTCCTGATCCGGCTGGCGAAGGAGAGAGACCTCAGCCTCGACACACCGCTGGAGGAATGCCTGACCGAGGTGCCCAAGGGGACGGCCATCACCCTCCGGCATCTCGCCGAGCACACCTCAGGTCTACCGCGTCTGCCTTCCGGGCTCTCCAGTCCTCCCGACGACCCGTACGCCGGCTTCACGGAGTCGGCCTTGCGTGAATCACTGTGCCGCCTGGACCAGTTGGCGAGTGGACGACTGGGCGAGGAGGAGTACTCGAACTTGGGCTATGCGGTTCTCGGGCATGCCCTCACCACCACCACGGGACTCACCTTCCAGCAACTGGTGGACGAGTACGTCCTCCTCCCCCTGGGGCTGGAAGCAGGCGCGATGACGGCACTCCCCCCGGAGGACCGACGCCTCATACCGCGAAACCTGTTCGGCCGGCCACGCCCCCTGTGGACTCTGACCGGACCGATCCTGCCAGCGGGCGGCCTGTGGTCCACCTGCCGGACCCTGGCCGACCTCCTCGTCGGCTTGCTCGTCGACCGCAGGCTGGGCCCCCCGGCACCCAGCTGGCGCCGGGGCTCGTCGACCTTGTGGCACAACGGAGCCACCCGCGGCTCTTCCGTCGTGGCCGCAGCACACGACGACGGCCGCTGGATCCTCGTCCACCGCCTCGGCACCCCGGCCCGCACCGACCGACTCGCGGTGAAGACCCTCGCCGCGACTCCCTCGCTGCGTGGAAGGTAA
- a CDS encoding DUF5819 family protein, protein MTKTYRTTRRAALLIGGALLGAHMTMAALSQAPLSPAKLVYGDRVAEYLDPYFSQNWQLFAPTPVSDDRGILARAACADGSVSEYFDVSARGLEKAQSSRLFPSREVRIVSAGLQNVTSSEEILRRLREKQTNDKKPMLPPLPYEKVTEAEAVKSLSRYAYDQMPTACNGKAVKLQVRMYVHELPPWSKRNDSSAEGKVLVKDFAWTPTKDLR, encoded by the coding sequence GTGACGAAGACGTACCGCACAACCAGGAGGGCGGCGCTGCTCATCGGCGGCGCCCTCCTGGGCGCGCACATGACCATGGCCGCATTGTCCCAGGCACCGCTCAGCCCGGCGAAACTCGTATACGGAGACCGGGTCGCGGAATATCTGGATCCCTACTTCTCGCAAAACTGGCAGCTCTTCGCTCCGACGCCCGTATCCGACGACCGCGGCATTCTGGCGAGGGCCGCCTGCGCGGACGGATCGGTCTCGGAATACTTCGATGTCTCGGCGCGCGGACTTGAAAAGGCCCAGAGTTCCCGTCTCTTCCCGTCGCGTGAAGTGCGCATCGTCTCTGCCGGCCTCCAGAACGTCACCAGCAGCGAGGAGATCCTCAGGAGGCTGAGGGAGAAGCAGACCAACGACAAGAAACCCATGTTGCCCCCGCTGCCCTACGAGAAGGTCACGGAGGCGGAGGCTGTGAAGTCCCTTTCCCGCTACGCGTACGACCAGATGCCGACCGCGTGCAACGGAAAGGCAGTGAAACTGCAAGTCCGCATGTATGTGCACGAGTTGCCGCCCTGGTCCAAACGGAACGACTCCTCAGCCGAAGGCAAGGTTCTGGTGAAGGACTTCGCCTGGACCCCCACCAAGGATCTGCGATGA